The Malus domestica chromosome 10, GDT2T_hap1 genome contains a region encoding:
- the LOC103445407 gene encoding E3 ubiquitin-protein ligase PRT1-like — translation MDESDHRMMEIADGGVQPEEEISDSFLCCVCLDLLHKPIVLSCGHISCFWCVHRSMSSERQSYCPLCRHPYNHFPTICQMLHFLLLKKYPVAYRRRELQILEEEKKLGFFSPQFDTHSSSSEANQCSNVLANSACRRCCENVKKIESSPRIENSTDVPKEAHCGVCEGIGNVADEENNSLLNMDCGSRIRFSVADVLCAACEQLLFHPVVLNCGHVYCESCIVNPDEQMLTCKVCQSCHPSGFPKVCLELGRFLEEQFPKEYALRRDAVQFKQADLKHENPAACTTKDGNKGEKLSWWSDPNSKIHPGCGCDSCGMYPIIGDRYQCIDCTEKMGFDLCSHCYNTRSKLPGRFNQQHTPEHRLEHVRIETIRNQLKLVTGRLDDRSLALLISNITSQASSEGLISAALSTVAREEAESRLAAQAAVTNTGDEQDDSQPTLSFENQ, via the exons ATGGACGAATCCGATCACCGAATGATGGAAATCGCGGACGGCGGCGTTCAACCGGAGGAGGAAATCTCCGACTCCTTCCTCTGCTGCGTTTGCCT GGATCTTCTGCACAAACCTATAGTGCTCT CTTGTGGGCACATTTCGTGTTTCTGGTGTGTGCATAGATCAATGAGCAGTGAGCGCCAATCTTATTGTCCGCTTTGTAGGCATCCGTATAATCACTTTCCGACGATCTGTCAAATGCTTCATTTTTTGCTGCTCAAGAAGTATCCTGTTGCCTATAGGAGAAGGGAATTGCAAATTCTCG aggaagagaagaaactTGGCTTCTTCTCACCGCAGTTTGATACACATTCAAGCAGCTCTGAAGCTAATCAATGCTCCAATGTTCTGGCCAATTCTGCTTGCAGAAGATGTTGTGAAAATGTGAAGAAAATTGAGTCCAGCCCACGTATTGAGAATAGTACAGATGTTCCTAAGGAAGCCCATTGTGGTGTTTGTGAGGGAATTGGGAATGTTGCTGACGAAGAAAATAATTCCCTGTTAAATATGGATTGTGGGAGTCGGATCCGATTTTCAGTTGCTGATGTGCTATGTGCCGCATGCGAGCAACTATTGTTTCATCCTGTGGTTCTTAATTGTGGCCATG TATATTGTGAAAGTTGTATTGTCAATCCGGATGAACAGATGCTTACATGTAAAGTTTGTCAAAGTTGTCACCCGTCAGGATTTCCAAAAGTTTGTTTGGAGCTTGGCCGCTTTCTGGAGGAGCAATTTCCTAAAGAATATGCCCTGAGAAGAGATGCTGTGCAGTTTAAACAAGCAGATCTCAAGCATGAGAACCCAGCTGCCT GTACAACAAAAGATGGTAACAAAGGAGAGAAGTTATCATGGTGGTCTGACCCTAACTCAAAGATTCACCCAGGATGTGGTTGTGATTCTTGTGGG ATGTATCCAATCATTGGCGATAGATACCAATGCATAGACTGTACCGAGAAAATGGGATTCGACCTTTGCAGCCATTGTTATAATACAAGGTCCAAGCTTCCAGGTCGCTTCAATCAACAGCATACACCAGAACACAGGCTTGAGCATGTACGCATAGAAACGATTCGTAATCAGTTAAAACTAGTGACAGGACGCTTAGATGATCGTTCTCTTGCTCTTCTCATCAGTAATATTACTTCACAAGCTTCATCAGAAGGACTCATTTCTGCCGCCTTATCTACCGTGGCTCGGGAGGAGGCCGAGAGTAGATTAGCTGCCCAGGCTGCCGTCACTAATACTGGAGATGAACAAGATGATTCCCAACCCACTCTTTCATTTGAAAACCAGTAA
- the LOC103445406 gene encoding transcriptional corepressor LEUNIG_HOMOLOG-like isoform X1: MAQSNWEADKMLDVYIHDYLLKRKLLASANAFMTEGKVATDPVAIDAPGGFLFEWWSVFWDIFIARTNEKHSEAAAAYIEQVKAREQQQLQMQQLQLLQQRSAQLQRRDPNHPALGGAINAINSEGVMGQPSASVLAMKMYEDRMKHPHPMDSEASPTLIDASRMALLKSAANPQGQLVQGNSGNMPAGFQQIQARTPLTTDIKTEVSLGTPQKSLPMDPSSIYGQAILQSKSGLSSAGLNQGITGLPLKGWPLTGIDQLRPNLGVQMQKPNLQTQNQLLLASQQQQVLAQAQAQNNLRNSTNYGDMDPRRFSGLPRGNLNAKDGQSTRNDGSMSSPVLSSSPKIKMAQMQHPSSQQHEQLPQQQLQQNNRKRKQHSSSGPANSTGTGNTVGPSPSSPASTHTPGDGINTANSMQHVNSMPKSLMMYPEGTGLPSSSNLLDDIDRFGDVGSLEDNVESFLSNDGGDGRDLYGTLKKSPKQHHKDSSKGFTFGEVGCIRTRNSKVTCCHFSSDGKLLASAGHDKKVVLWNMDTLQTESTPEEHKLVITDVRFRPNSSQLATASFDKSVRLWDAANPNYCLQAYTGHNSPIMSLDFHPKKTDLFCFCDHDNEIRYWNINPFSCTRSSKGGTAQVRFQPKTGQLLAAASDKLVSIFDVETDRQMHSFQGHSDVVNFICWNANGDYLASVSQNLVKIWSLVSGDCIQELGSNGNQFHSCVFHPSYSTLLVIGGISSLELWNMAENKSMTIAAHENIISALAQSPDTGMVASASHDTTVKLWK, from the exons ATGGCGCAGAGTAATTGGGAAGCCGATAAGAT GCTTGATGTTTATATTCATGAttatttgttgaaaagaaaattgcttGCTTCTGCAAATGCGTTTATGACGGAAGGGAAGGTTGCTACGGATCCAGTAG CAATTGATGCACCAGGAGGATTCCTCTTTGAATGGTGGTCTGTCTTTTGGGACATATTCATTGCAAGGACAAATGAGAAGCATTCGGAGGCTGCTGCAGCTTACATTGAG CAAGTTAAGGCAAGGGAGCAACAACAGCTACAAATGCAGCAGCTGCAGCTATTGCAGCAGCGCAGTGCCCAGTTACAGCGCAGGGATCCTAATCATCCTGCCCTTGGTGGTGCTATAAATGCTATAAATTCTGAGGGAGTCATGGGGCAACCGTCAGCCAGTGTGCTAGCCATGAAAATGTATGAAGATCGTATGAAACACCCTCACCCGATGGATTCAGAGGCATCCCCAACGCTCATTGATGCCAGTAGAATGGCCCTGCTCAAATCAGCTGCAAATCCACAAGG CCAGTTGGTACAAGGCAATTCTGGGAACATGCCTGCTGGTTTTCAGCAAATTCAAGCCCGAACTCCTTTAACCACT GACATCAAAACCGAAGTTAGCTTAGGTACACCTCAGAAAAGTTTGCCTATGGATCCTTCATCAATTTATGGACAAGCAATTTTACAGTCAAAATCTGGACTGAGCAGTGCAG GATTGAATCAAGGTATTACAGGTCTTCCCTTGAAGGGTTGGCCTCTAACT GGAATCGACCAATTACGACCAAATTTGGGTGTACAAATGCAGAAGCCAAATCTTCAGACCCAAAATCAGCTCCTTTTGGCATCTCAACAACAGCAAGTTTTGGCACAAGCTCAGGCACAAAATAACCTTCGTAATTCCACAAATTACGGAGATATGGATCCTCGCAGATTTTCTGGACTGCCTAGGGGTAACTTGAATGCAAAAGATGGTCAATCTACCAGAAATGATGGATCTATGTCCTCTCCAGTTTTATCAAGTTCACCAAAG ATAAAAATGGCTCAGATGCAGCACCCTTCCTCTCAACAACATGAACAATTGCCACAGCAGCAACTGCAACAG AATAACAGAAAAAGGAAACAACACTCTTCCTCCGGACCTGCCAACAGCACTGGCACAGGAAACACTGTTGGCCCTTCACCTAGTTCGCCAGCATCAACTCACACGCCTGGTGATGGAATTAACACAGCAAATAGTATGCAGCATGTTAACAGCATGCCAAAAAGCTTGATGATGTATCCAGAAGGAACAGGACTTCCTTCGTCTTCCAATTTACTG GATGACATTGACCGATTTGGAGACGTTGGTTCGCTAGAAGATAATGTGGAATCGTTTTTGTCAAATGATGGGGGAGACGGGAGGGATCTGTATGGGACATTAAAGAAGAGTCCTAAACAGCACCATAAAGATTCCTCTAAAG GTTTTACTTTTGGTGAAGTTGGCTGCATACGGACCAGAAACAGCAAAGTTACTTGCTGTCACTTTTCTTCGGATGGGAAGTTGCTGGCAAGTGCAGGACATGACAAAAAG GTTGTCCTCTGGAACATGGATACTCTGCAGACTGAGAGTACTCCCGAAGAACACAAGTTAGTTATCACAGATGTTCGGTTTAGACCAAATTCATCTCAACTGGCAACAGCTTCTTTTGACAAATCTGTACGATTGTGGGATGCAGCCAAT CCAAACTATTGTTTACAAGCATATACGGGGCACAACTCACCTATTATGTCCCTTGACTTCCACCCAAAGAAGActgatttattttgtttctgtgATCATGACAATGAAATTCGGTACTGGAATATCAACCCATTCTCTTGTACTCGTAGTTCGAAG GGAGGTACTGCACAAGTGAGGTTTCAGCCAAAAACTGGACAACTACTGGCAGCAGCCTCAGATAAATTAGTTTCCATCTTTGATGTCGAAACTGACAGACAAATGCACTCGTTCCAG GGGCACTCTGACGTTGTAAACTTCATTTGTTGGAATGCAAATGGAGATTATCTGGCTTCTGTCAGTCAGAACTTGGTGAAGATTTGGTCGTTAGTTTCGGGAGATTGTATTCAGGAGCTCGGCTCTAACGGCAACCAGTTTCATTCGTGTGTTTTTCACCCAAGTTATTCAACTCTCTTGGTCATCGGAGGAATCTCG TCTTTGGAGCTGTGGAACATGGCTGAGAACAAGAGCATGACAATTGCGGCACACGAGAATATAATCTCGGCTCTGGCGCAGTCACCTGACACTGGAATGGTTGCGTCGGCAAGCCACGACACCACCGTCAAGTTATGGAAGTGA
- the LOC103445406 gene encoding transcriptional corepressor LEUNIG_HOMOLOG-like isoform X2: MQQLQLLQQRSAQLQRRDPNHPALGGAINAINSEGVMGQPSASVLAMKMYEDRMKHPHPMDSEASPTLIDASRMALLKSAANPQGQLVQGNSGNMPAGFQQIQARTPLTTDIKTEVSLGTPQKSLPMDPSSIYGQAILQSKSGLSSAGLNQGITGLPLKGWPLTGIDQLRPNLGVQMQKPNLQTQNQLLLASQQQQVLAQAQAQNNLRNSTNYGDMDPRRFSGLPRGNLNAKDGQSTRNDGSMSSPVLSSSPKIKMAQMQHPSSQQHEQLPQQQLQQNNRKRKQHSSSGPANSTGTGNTVGPSPSSPASTHTPGDGINTANSMQHVNSMPKSLMMYPEGTGLPSSSNLLDDIDRFGDVGSLEDNVESFLSNDGGDGRDLYGTLKKSPKQHHKDSSKGFTFGEVGCIRTRNSKVTCCHFSSDGKLLASAGHDKKVVLWNMDTLQTESTPEEHKLVITDVRFRPNSSQLATASFDKSVRLWDAANPNYCLQAYTGHNSPIMSLDFHPKKTDLFCFCDHDNEIRYWNINPFSCTRSSKGGTAQVRFQPKTGQLLAAASDKLVSIFDVETDRQMHSFQGHSDVVNFICWNANGDYLASVSQNLVKIWSLVSGDCIQELGSNGNQFHSCVFHPSYSTLLVIGGISSLELWNMAENKSMTIAAHENIISALAQSPDTGMVASASHDTTVKLWK, translated from the exons ATGCAGCAGCTGCAGCTATTGCAGCAGCGCAGTGCCCAGTTACAGCGCAGGGATCCTAATCATCCTGCCCTTGGTGGTGCTATAAATGCTATAAATTCTGAGGGAGTCATGGGGCAACCGTCAGCCAGTGTGCTAGCCATGAAAATGTATGAAGATCGTATGAAACACCCTCACCCGATGGATTCAGAGGCATCCCCAACGCTCATTGATGCCAGTAGAATGGCCCTGCTCAAATCAGCTGCAAATCCACAAGG CCAGTTGGTACAAGGCAATTCTGGGAACATGCCTGCTGGTTTTCAGCAAATTCAAGCCCGAACTCCTTTAACCACT GACATCAAAACCGAAGTTAGCTTAGGTACACCTCAGAAAAGTTTGCCTATGGATCCTTCATCAATTTATGGACAAGCAATTTTACAGTCAAAATCTGGACTGAGCAGTGCAG GATTGAATCAAGGTATTACAGGTCTTCCCTTGAAGGGTTGGCCTCTAACT GGAATCGACCAATTACGACCAAATTTGGGTGTACAAATGCAGAAGCCAAATCTTCAGACCCAAAATCAGCTCCTTTTGGCATCTCAACAACAGCAAGTTTTGGCACAAGCTCAGGCACAAAATAACCTTCGTAATTCCACAAATTACGGAGATATGGATCCTCGCAGATTTTCTGGACTGCCTAGGGGTAACTTGAATGCAAAAGATGGTCAATCTACCAGAAATGATGGATCTATGTCCTCTCCAGTTTTATCAAGTTCACCAAAG ATAAAAATGGCTCAGATGCAGCACCCTTCCTCTCAACAACATGAACAATTGCCACAGCAGCAACTGCAACAG AATAACAGAAAAAGGAAACAACACTCTTCCTCCGGACCTGCCAACAGCACTGGCACAGGAAACACTGTTGGCCCTTCACCTAGTTCGCCAGCATCAACTCACACGCCTGGTGATGGAATTAACACAGCAAATAGTATGCAGCATGTTAACAGCATGCCAAAAAGCTTGATGATGTATCCAGAAGGAACAGGACTTCCTTCGTCTTCCAATTTACTG GATGACATTGACCGATTTGGAGACGTTGGTTCGCTAGAAGATAATGTGGAATCGTTTTTGTCAAATGATGGGGGAGACGGGAGGGATCTGTATGGGACATTAAAGAAGAGTCCTAAACAGCACCATAAAGATTCCTCTAAAG GTTTTACTTTTGGTGAAGTTGGCTGCATACGGACCAGAAACAGCAAAGTTACTTGCTGTCACTTTTCTTCGGATGGGAAGTTGCTGGCAAGTGCAGGACATGACAAAAAG GTTGTCCTCTGGAACATGGATACTCTGCAGACTGAGAGTACTCCCGAAGAACACAAGTTAGTTATCACAGATGTTCGGTTTAGACCAAATTCATCTCAACTGGCAACAGCTTCTTTTGACAAATCTGTACGATTGTGGGATGCAGCCAAT CCAAACTATTGTTTACAAGCATATACGGGGCACAACTCACCTATTATGTCCCTTGACTTCCACCCAAAGAAGActgatttattttgtttctgtgATCATGACAATGAAATTCGGTACTGGAATATCAACCCATTCTCTTGTACTCGTAGTTCGAAG GGAGGTACTGCACAAGTGAGGTTTCAGCCAAAAACTGGACAACTACTGGCAGCAGCCTCAGATAAATTAGTTTCCATCTTTGATGTCGAAACTGACAGACAAATGCACTCGTTCCAG GGGCACTCTGACGTTGTAAACTTCATTTGTTGGAATGCAAATGGAGATTATCTGGCTTCTGTCAGTCAGAACTTGGTGAAGATTTGGTCGTTAGTTTCGGGAGATTGTATTCAGGAGCTCGGCTCTAACGGCAACCAGTTTCATTCGTGTGTTTTTCACCCAAGTTATTCAACTCTCTTGGTCATCGGAGGAATCTCG TCTTTGGAGCTGTGGAACATGGCTGAGAACAAGAGCATGACAATTGCGGCACACGAGAATATAATCTCGGCTCTGGCGCAGTCACCTGACACTGGAATGGTTGCGTCGGCAAGCCACGACACCACCGTCAAGTTATGGAAGTGA